Genomic window (Methyloprofundus sp.):
ATGCTGTTACCCGTATCGGCTCCAACTGTTTTTTTATGAATAACAGCCATGTGGCACATGATTGCCAAATCGGCAACCACACCATCTTTGCCAATAATGTTGCTATCGGCGGCTTTGTGCAAATTGATGACCATGTATTTATGGGCGGCACCGTAGTCGCACATCAATTCTGCCGTATTGGCTCTTATGTCATAGTGCAAGGCACAACAGGGTTAAATAAAGATGTGATTCCTTTTTGTTTGATTGCTGGCTACCCTGCCAAACATTATCGTTTGAATACAATTGGTTTAAAACGCGCGGGGATTACTGGAGATCGCTATAAAGTCATTGCCACTGCGTTTCGGTTATTACGTAAAAATGAGAGTATTGAGCATTTGGAAGAGACTGAGGAAATAAAGTATTTAAAGGAATGGCTGGCGGTTAAATCTAAGCGTGGGGTGCATGGATTTGTGGAGCTTGGTGGGCGGTAGGTGCCATGAGCTGTCTTCTGCGTGTTATCTGGGGCTGGTTATCATGCGTAAAATGGGTGTTATCTCGTTTAGGGCTATTGGGGTTTCAGTCTTTATTTTGACGTAGGTAAAATACTAGAGTATAAGATATGCAGGTCTAGATAATAACTTGTTTCCCCGTAACACCATGAAATAATAGGAGAATATAATGTTAATAAAGCCGATGGTATTAATTTTATTAGCAATGTTGCTAGGTTGCAGCAATGCTATACAAACTAATATGAAAAATAAAGAAAATGCTACTTCCATGAACGTACAGCAAACCATTTATTATGGTGGTGACATTATCACCATGGAGGGTGATAAGCCAAGCTATGTAGAGGCTGTAATGGAGCGGGATGGAAAAATCATTTACATCGGTAATAAATCTGGAGCGGTCAATAAATTTGCAGGTAAAACGATAGAGGTGGACTTGCATGGAAAAACGATGATGCCTGGTTTTATCGAG
Coding sequences:
- a CDS encoding UDP-N-acetylglucosamine acyltransferase yields the protein MTQNIHPTAYIADPASLGANVSIGPFAVIEANTKIGDHCKIGAHAVVRPYTKMGTGNVLHAHVVLGDTPQDTSFDETTITWLEIGNDNTFREGFTAHRGSTENAVTRIGSNCFFMNNSHVAHDCQIGNHTIFANNVAIGGFVQIDDHVFMGGTVVAHQFCRIGSYVIVQGTTGLNKDVIPFCLIAGYPAKHYRLNTIGLKRAGITGDRYKVIATAFRLLRKNESIEHLEETEEIKYLKEWLAVKSKRGVHGFVELGGR